Proteins found in one Takifugu rubripes chromosome 17, fTakRub1.2, whole genome shotgun sequence genomic segment:
- the LOC105417625 gene encoding uncharacterized protein isoform X1, whose amino-acid sequence MATFPIEELVPLVAPPAGEAVVALAVAASGSGTGEMMSNGRIRTAVNPCIWRKKRFKQNTSSPGNPARGGKVAAASRPNATSLKIFRAQKSSASAASRSSAHSSVGTAVKPWARRKKTLKQNNRPLNVFCPRCPPQAEDWDLEISVTANGLDDVTGVALQESTLNGLVTGGYIPAVHHVPPVNWVRESFPTEPDQFADAEDPAGMPPQVEEWDREIQDVATKLYSVTADGLKDSVASQDLTHLLTGGYIPAVHHVQTIKWVRESFPIEPDQFTDADE is encoded by the exons ATGGCGACTTTTCCTATAGAGGAGTTGGTACCACTGGTGGCGCCCCCTGCCGGCGAGGCGGTTGTTGCGCTCGCTGTCGCTGCGTCGGGCAGCGGGACAG GTGAAATGATGTCAAATGGCCGCATCAGGACTGCAGTTAATCCTTGTatttggagaaagaaaaggttcaAACAAAACACCAG TTCTCCTGGGAATCCAGCTCGGGGGGGCAAGGTTGCGGCAGCATCGAGACCTAACGCGACCTCCCTGAAAATATTCAGGGCCCAGAAGAGCTCAGCTTCAGCTGCGTCTCGTTCCTCGGCGCATTCCAGCGTCGGTACTGCAGTGAAGCCATGGGCGAGGAGAAAGAAGACGTTGAAACAGAACAACAG ACCCCTAAACGTCTTCTGTCCTAGATGTCCACCACAAGCGGAAGATTGGGACCTTGAGATCTCAGTTACTGCCAACG gTCTCGATGACGTAACCGGCGTGGCTTTGCAGGAATCGACACTTAACGGACTGGTTACAGGCGGTTACATACCAGCCGTCCACCACGTGCCGCCTGTTAACTGGGTTCGTGAGAGCTTTCCCACTGAACCAGACCAGTTTGCAGATGCTGAAGA TCCTGCTGGGATGCCACCACAAGTGGAAGAGTGGGACCGCGAGATCCAGGACGTGGCAACAAAACTTTACTCGGTTACTGCAgatg GTCTGAAAGACAGTGTGGCCTCGCAGGACTTGACACATCTGCTCACAGGCGGTTACATACCAGCCGTTCACCACGTACAGACCATTAAATGGGTTCGGGAGAGCTTTCCCATTGAACCAGACCAGTTTACAGATGCGGATGAGTAA
- the LOC105417625 gene encoding uncharacterized protein isoform X3, translating to MATFPIEELVPLVAPPAGEAVVALAVAASGSGTGEMMSNGRIRTAVNPCIWRKKRFKQNTSSPGNPARGGKVAAASRPNATSLKIFRAQKSSASAASRSSAHSSVGTAVKPWARRKKTLKQNNRCPPQAEDWDLEISVTANGLDDVTGVALQESTLNGLVTGGYIPAVHHVPPVNWVRESFPTEPDQFADAEDPAGMPPQVEEWDREIQDVATKLYSVTADGLKDSVASQDLTHLLTGGYIPAVHHVQTIKWVRESFPIEPDQFTDADE from the exons ATGGCGACTTTTCCTATAGAGGAGTTGGTACCACTGGTGGCGCCCCCTGCCGGCGAGGCGGTTGTTGCGCTCGCTGTCGCTGCGTCGGGCAGCGGGACAG GTGAAATGATGTCAAATGGCCGCATCAGGACTGCAGTTAATCCTTGTatttggagaaagaaaaggttcaAACAAAACACCAG TTCTCCTGGGAATCCAGCTCGGGGGGGCAAGGTTGCGGCAGCATCGAGACCTAACGCGACCTCCCTGAAAATATTCAGGGCCCAGAAGAGCTCAGCTTCAGCTGCGTCTCGTTCCTCGGCGCATTCCAGCGTCGGTACTGCAGTGAAGCCATGGGCGAGGAGAAAGAAGACGTTGAAACAGAACAACAG ATGTCCACCACAAGCGGAAGATTGGGACCTTGAGATCTCAGTTACTGCCAACG gTCTCGATGACGTAACCGGCGTGGCTTTGCAGGAATCGACACTTAACGGACTGGTTACAGGCGGTTACATACCAGCCGTCCACCACGTGCCGCCTGTTAACTGGGTTCGTGAGAGCTTTCCCACTGAACCAGACCAGTTTGCAGATGCTGAAGA TCCTGCTGGGATGCCACCACAAGTGGAAGAGTGGGACCGCGAGATCCAGGACGTGGCAACAAAACTTTACTCGGTTACTGCAgatg GTCTGAAAGACAGTGTGGCCTCGCAGGACTTGACACATCTGCTCACAGGCGGTTACATACCAGCCGTTCACCACGTACAGACCATTAAATGGGTTCGGGAGAGCTTTCCCATTGAACCAGACCAGTTTACAGATGCGGATGAGTAA
- the LOC105417625 gene encoding uncharacterized protein isoform X2, whose translation MSSVVGTRHSPRSVLFPPPFIKHVDVQGRRGEMMSNGRIRTAVNPCIWRKKRFKQNTSSPGNPARGGKVAAASRPNATSLKIFRAQKSSASAASRSSAHSSVGTAVKPWARRKKTLKQNNRPLNVFCPRCPPQAEDWDLEISVTANGLDDVTGVALQESTLNGLVTGGYIPAVHHVPPVNWVRESFPTEPDQFADAEDPAGMPPQVEEWDREIQDVATKLYSVTADGLKDSVASQDLTHLLTGGYIPAVHHVQTIKWVRESFPIEPDQFTDADE comes from the exons ATGTCAAGTGTAGTTGGGACTCGCCATTCTCCGAGATCTGTACTTTTCCCACCTCCCTTCATTAAACACGTGGACGTGCAGGGCAGGAGAG GTGAAATGATGTCAAATGGCCGCATCAGGACTGCAGTTAATCCTTGTatttggagaaagaaaaggttcaAACAAAACACCAG TTCTCCTGGGAATCCAGCTCGGGGGGGCAAGGTTGCGGCAGCATCGAGACCTAACGCGACCTCCCTGAAAATATTCAGGGCCCAGAAGAGCTCAGCTTCAGCTGCGTCTCGTTCCTCGGCGCATTCCAGCGTCGGTACTGCAGTGAAGCCATGGGCGAGGAGAAAGAAGACGTTGAAACAGAACAACAG ACCCCTAAACGTCTTCTGTCCTAGATGTCCACCACAAGCGGAAGATTGGGACCTTGAGATCTCAGTTACTGCCAACG gTCTCGATGACGTAACCGGCGTGGCTTTGCAGGAATCGACACTTAACGGACTGGTTACAGGCGGTTACATACCAGCCGTCCACCACGTGCCGCCTGTTAACTGGGTTCGTGAGAGCTTTCCCACTGAACCAGACCAGTTTGCAGATGCTGAAGA TCCTGCTGGGATGCCACCACAAGTGGAAGAGTGGGACCGCGAGATCCAGGACGTGGCAACAAAACTTTACTCGGTTACTGCAgatg GTCTGAAAGACAGTGTGGCCTCGCAGGACTTGACACATCTGCTCACAGGCGGTTACATACCAGCCGTTCACCACGTACAGACCATTAAATGGGTTCGGGAGAGCTTTCCCATTGAACCAGACCAGTTTACAGATGCGGATGAGTAA
- the LOC105417625 gene encoding uncharacterized protein isoform X4, with amino-acid sequence MNQDGQIYGINKQCPCEMMSNGRIRTAVNPCIWRKKRFKQNTSSPGNPARGGKVAAASRPNATSLKIFRAQKSSASAASRSSAHSSVGTAVKPWARRKKTLKQNNRPLNVFCPRCPPQAEDWDLEISVTANGLDDVTGVALQESTLNGLVTGGYIPAVHHVPPVNWVRESFPTEPDQFADAEDPAGMPPQVEEWDREIQDVATKLYSVTADGLKDSVASQDLTHLLTGGYIPAVHHVQTIKWVRESFPIEPDQFTDADE; translated from the exons atgaatcaaGACGGACAAATATATGGCATTAATAAGCAATGTCCAT GTGAAATGATGTCAAATGGCCGCATCAGGACTGCAGTTAATCCTTGTatttggagaaagaaaaggttcaAACAAAACACCAG TTCTCCTGGGAATCCAGCTCGGGGGGGCAAGGTTGCGGCAGCATCGAGACCTAACGCGACCTCCCTGAAAATATTCAGGGCCCAGAAGAGCTCAGCTTCAGCTGCGTCTCGTTCCTCGGCGCATTCCAGCGTCGGTACTGCAGTGAAGCCATGGGCGAGGAGAAAGAAGACGTTGAAACAGAACAACAG ACCCCTAAACGTCTTCTGTCCTAGATGTCCACCACAAGCGGAAGATTGGGACCTTGAGATCTCAGTTACTGCCAACG gTCTCGATGACGTAACCGGCGTGGCTTTGCAGGAATCGACACTTAACGGACTGGTTACAGGCGGTTACATACCAGCCGTCCACCACGTGCCGCCTGTTAACTGGGTTCGTGAGAGCTTTCCCACTGAACCAGACCAGTTTGCAGATGCTGAAGA TCCTGCTGGGATGCCACCACAAGTGGAAGAGTGGGACCGCGAGATCCAGGACGTGGCAACAAAACTTTACTCGGTTACTGCAgatg GTCTGAAAGACAGTGTGGCCTCGCAGGACTTGACACATCTGCTCACAGGCGGTTACATACCAGCCGTTCACCACGTACAGACCATTAAATGGGTTCGGGAGAGCTTTCCCATTGAACCAGACCAGTTTACAGATGCGGATGAGTAA